The Armatimonadota bacterium genomic sequence GTCAGCCGTCGCTTTGTCGACGAGCTTCGCGGGACCTTGCTGCGGTCCCATGCCCAGCATGGACTGATCGTGACCCTGTCTACCTTCGCCCGCCCCGCACGGGAAGCCGCGGGCCGCGATATGGTCGCGCCGATCCGTCTTGTAGACGGCGCTGAACTCATCGAACTGCTTGTCCGGCACCGGATTGGGGTCCGCGAAGACGATACCGGTGATGTTGGGATTGATACCGATTATTTCAATCGTCTGGCCGCCGAGTACCCGGCGCGTCCAAAGAACGGCCGCCTACCCGCGAACCATCCCGCCCGCGCGCTGCCGGTATGGCAGTGGAGCGGGTGGCGGCCGACGGGAGGCGGAATGATGTTTCGCACCCACGCCCTGGTCGCCGTGAGTTCGTTATGGTTGCTCCAGACGGTGCCGCCAGGCATCACCGCCGAGAACGTCGGATACCTGTCTGTAATCGCCGTCTTTGGCGCGATGCTTCCCGATCTTGATGCCGCCGAATCCACGATCCGCTCGCTTAGCATGGGCGGGATCCGACCCTTTGCCTTGCTGTCCACGATCGTCCACCGTACGTTCGGCCACCGCGGCCTGCTTCATTCGCTCGTCGCCGTCGCTGCAATCGGCGTTGCGGCCATTTTTCTGGCGCGCTGGTGGGGCTGGCAGCCGTCGGCCGCGCTGTGGCTCGGATACGCCAGCCATCTGACCGCTGATGCATGTACGCGAAGCGGGATTCCCCTGATTCCAGGGCGTGCCCAGCGCCTCCATTTGTTGCCCGCCACCCTTCGCTTCGTGACCGGTTCGGTGGCTGAAGACGTGCTCCTTCCGTTTCTGGCTGCCGCCGTTCTACTCCTACTGTTAACCCGCGCACCCGGTGCCTGATGCTCCGGAATGGCCGCCGACGCGGGCGCCTCCGTGCACTGCGTTAGCGGCTAACCATGCCCGTCTGTAACCATGTTTGAATGCCCGAACCAACAAACCAATCCGACAGGGATCCTTCGTCTGTGTTGTCGTCGGAGCGCGAGGCGAATCCTTTCGTCGTGCTGATGCGTAAGGACAACCAACAACGCGACGGCAGCTTTCGGCCGGTGGCATCGCTGGCTGTAACGAGCGCGTTGCGGACCTCGGGCCTTTGGCGTGCGCTTCCGCCGGAGGAATTCAAGAATTTGATCTTGCTGCTCACATACCTGTCGCCAAACGGCGACTGCCTGGCAGCGGTGACGCACCTTGCCGAGGCGATGGATGTCTCAGAATTCAAGGCGCGCGTCCGCCTCAGCCGACTGGCCAGATTCTCTTGGCACGATCAGCCGCTTGTTATCCAGATCCCCCGTGGGGGTAGCCTGGACGCCTTCGCACCAGCACCATTTCTAGTCCGCCACGAGGAAGCTCCGGCCGTCGCTTCGACAGCCACCGAGACCGCCGAAGAGTTTCCTGGACGTGAAGCGGTTATACGTCACTCGCGAGAGACGTATGCCAGGCCGCGGGCGGAAGTCGAACGGGAG encodes the following:
- a CDS encoding restriction endonuclease, which codes for MAHDQTVERGGTVRASVSLEPELRERLLDLSYHGFEECVRELLLALGYQDARLMRRTHWRQRTTNGGFDVAAWCVSGVTTATVLVQVKQYARPVSRRFVDELRGTLLRSHAQHGLIVTLSTFARPAREAAGRDMVAPIRLVDGAELIELLVRHRIGVREDDTGDVGIDTDYFNRLAAEYPARPKNGRLPANHPARALPVWQWSGWRPTGGGMMFRTHALVAVSSLWLLQTVPPGITAENVGYLSVIAVFGAMLPDLDAAESTIRSLSMGGIRPFALLSTIVHRTFGHRGLLHSLVAVAAIGVAAIFLARWWGWQPSAALWLGYASHLTADACTRSGIPLIPGRAQRLHLLPATLRFVTGSVAEDVLLPFLAAAVLLLLLTRAPGA